Genomic window (Pirellulales bacterium):
AGGATCTGATCGAGGAGGAGACGATGGTCGTCTCGATCAGCCACCAGGGTTACGTCAAGCGCACCCCCGCGAGCGTCTATCAGGCCCAGCGCCGCGGCGGCAAGGGAATCAAGGGCGCCAAGGTCGACGACGACGATCCGGTCGAGCATCTGTTCGTCACCAGCACGCACGACTACCTGTTGTTCTTCACGAACAAGGGGAAGGTGTACTGGCAAAAGGTCTACAACCTGCCGGCCCTGGCTCGCGACGCCAAGGGCCGCGCGGTGGTCAATCTGCTCAACCTGGACGAGGGGGAAAAGATCGCCGACTGCCGAGCGATCCGCGACTTCTCGCTCCCCGACCATCACCTGATGATGGCTACCCGCAAGGGGCTCGTGAAGAAGACCCCGCTGGCCGCGTATGGTCGGCCGATGAAGACCGGCATCATCGCCATCAAGCTCAAGGACGACGATGAGTTGGTCGACGTCGTCGTGACTGGGCCCGGCGACGAGGTCGTGCTGGCCACGGCCCGCGGCATGGCGATCCGCTTCAACGAAAGCGACGCTCGCCCCATGGGCCGCAACACGAGCGGCGTCAAAGGGATCAATCTCGGCAAGGGGGATTCGCTCGTCGGCATGGTCGTGGCCGATCCTGACGCGACGTTGCTGACCGCTTGCGAAAACGGCTACGGCAAACGGACCCCCTTTGGCCCGAACGCCGTCCCGACAGCCGACGACGCGGCCGAGGCGGACGTTTCAGACACCGAGGGGGATGCGACCGACGAAGCGTCAAGCTCGTTCCGCTACCGCACCCAAAACCGCGGCGGCAAGGGCCTGCGCGACATCAAGACGACCGACCGCAACGGCCCGGTCGTCAGCATTGTGCGAGTCGACGACGCCGAGGAATTGTTGATGATGACCGCCCGCGGCAAGATCCAACGGATCCGCGTCGCCGACGTGAGCGTCATCGGCCGCAACACGCAGGGCGTGAAGATCATGACCCTCGACGAAGAGGACGCTCTGGCCGCGGTCGTCCGCGTGCCGAAGGAGGAAGGCGAAGGTGTGGCGGAAGCGACGGAGGAGTAGCGTGTCGGGGCGTCGCTGCCGACGCCAACGCTGATGCGGCGCGGGGACTACCGTGTCTCCTGCCTCTCCAAGCGTCTCACGTGCCAGCGGAACAGCGCGAGAAACGCGAGCGCCAACGGCACGGCCATTGCGGTGAGCGTCGCGGCCTTGCCGTACATCCCCGTCGTCAACGACGACAGGGCGAGCGTCGCCAGCGCGATCCACGCGGCGCCGAGGACGGCCACGCCGATCCCGGACACGATGGCCAGTCGCGGCGGCGCCGCGGTTGCTTCCGACGGAGCATTCTGCGCGCATTGCGCAGCCCATGCGAGCCGCACCGGCTTCCACAAACCCAGCGGCCGGGCCCGGCGATAGAACGCAAGAAGCGTCTCCATGCTCTCGGGCGGAGTCGCCAGCGCCACGCCGATCCACAAGAGCGTGGTCGTCCCCATGGCGAGCACGGCCAGCAGGATGTCGAGCCCTTGCTGGGCCGCGGGGCCGGCGGCCGTCTCGGTCTGCCACCACTCCGTCAGCGGCAGCAGGCGGCCGAGCGCGAAGTAGATGCCGGGGCCGCCGATCGTTGCGGCGCACCACGACCAGAAGTTGGCGCGCCACCACCACCACTGCCCCCAACTGAACGTGAGCGCCGACCCCGCCAGCCCCGTCACCACTACGGCGATCCCCACCAGCGAGTCGGAGAACGACGTCACCGCGATCGACAGTGCCAGAATCACGAGCGTCAGCAGTCGGCCCCACAGGACGGCGCGGCCGTCGGAGAGCTCCGGCCAGATCTGCCGGCAAACGTCGTTCAGCAGCGTCTGAGAGCCGTAGTTGATATGTCCCGCGACGGTCGACATGACGGCGGCCAGCAGTGCGGCCAACGCCAGCCCCAGAAAGCCCGCGGGCAGGTACTCCGCCAGCAGCAATCCGTACGCAGTCTCGCGGACCGCAGGGTCAGCCAGATACAGCTCGGGGTGATGAACAAGCACGCCGAGCGTGGGCAGCGTCAGCAGCGCGAGCATCGCGAACAGGGCGATTTCGCACCACACCCCCACGGTCGCCGCCTCGCGGGCCGATTTGCATGAGAAGATCCGCTGTCCCTCGAACGCCACGCTTCCCCCCACGCCGATTGTCGAGACGATCGCCCACGCGCCGACGATCAGCGGGCCGAACACGCGATGCCCGGGAACTGGGGTCAGCGAGAGGATCTCCGCGGCGTGTTCGGGAAGGCGCTGCTCGATTGCCGCGGCGAGCCCGGTCGGGCCGCCGAACTCCCACAGCACGGCGACGAGGATTCCCGCGTTTGCCGCCAGGATGACGCCGGTCTGCATGACGTCGGTCGCCAGCACTCCGGCGAAGCCCGAGATCCAGACGTAACTCACCATCACTGGCAGCACCAACAGCAACGTGACGGCCTTCGACTCGATTCCCAACAGCGGAGCGAAGATCATGTGGACCCCCAACAGCCCGGCGCCAATCCAAGGGATCGTGCCGATGCATACGCTGTAGATCGACGAGTACATGCGAACTCCGCGGGAACTGCGTCCGCCGAACCGCAGCGAGAAGAACTCGGGGCCCGTGCGAATGCCGAGTTGCCGCCACTTCACCGCGAACAACAGCGCCGCCAGCAAAAGCGCCAGCCCGAATCGCGACATATAAAACCACGCGACCGGCAGCCCGACGACGACGGCCATGCCGCAGTACGCCGGGGCGACGTCGGCGTTGACCAGCGTTACGGCGTAGGAGACGCCGTTGATCCACCCCGGCGCCTTGCGCCCCGCGAGGAAGTAGTCCTCCTCGTTGTCCGGCTTGCCGCGCAGCACGCGGGAGGCCCGCAGCCCCAGCCAGAACGTGGCGCCGAGATAGACCGACACCACGACCGCGTCGAGCCAACCGGCCGACCAAGCGACGGCGAAGAGATCGGCGGCGGCGATGCGATCCACGTGCGACTCGGCCTCGACAGACCTATGACAATTCAGGCGTCCGGAACACCTGCCGAACGGCGCTTATGATGACTGCGACGCTCGCCTTGGGGCTCGCGCCGCGGGGGGGCTCTTGTCACGCGCTTGCCGCGGCGCCTCCTTGCCGCAGGTGTTTCCGAAAGCCGAGCGGCGTCATCCCAAATCGTTTGCGAAACGCGACGCCGAACTGCGTGGCGCCCGCGTACCCGCACGCTTCGGCCACGGCGTCGACCGACATGTCGTTTTGGGCGAGCAGCTCCCGCCCCCGATCGAGCCGCAACCGGCGAATCTCCTCCGCAGGCAATCGGCCGAAGTAGCGCTTGAACTGCAGTTCCAGGTATCTACGCGACACCGGCACCTCGCGCAGCACGTCCTCGACGACGATCCCCTGGTAGGCGTGAACCTGGATGAACCGCACCGCGCGGACGATCAACTGGTCGTCGATCGCCAGCATGTCGGTCGACTGTTTGCCGGTGACGCAAATTGGCGGGATCCGCACCGCCACGGCCGGCGGCTGGCCCCCCTGCATCATCTCGGCCAGCATCGCCGCGGCATCGTGGCCGATGCGCTGGCTTGCCACCGAGATGCTCGACAGGGGCGGCGTGCTGAGTTGGCACAGAAATTCGTCCGTGTCGCCAGCGAGGATCGCCGCTTGGTCGGGAACGCTGATCCCTTCCAGCCAGCAGCTCTCGGCGAGCTGCCGACCGCGACTGGCGTCAACGGCCAGAATCCCCATCGGCCGCGGCAAATTGGCTAGCCACCGCTGGGTGCGGTTGTGCAACTCCTCGCGACTGATCCGTCGCCCGGCCCGATACCCGGGGCGATAGACGAAGCACCGGGACCCGATCGCTTCGACCGCGGCAATGAACGCCCGTTCGCGGGTGCGCGAGTACTCGTTGCTGGGAGGGCCGTAGTAGCCGAAGTAGTGAAACCCCCGTTGGCGAAAGTGAGCCAGCGCCATCTCGGCCCGAGCCGTTTCGTCGGTCAACACTTGGCCCATGCCGGGAACGTCGCTGAACAAATCGTCGACGTTGACCGCCGGCAGGCCGGTTTTCTGAATCTGCTCGAGCTGCAGCGGCGTGCTGATCCGGGCGACGATGCCGTCCCCTTGCCACTGATCGGGCAGCGACCATCCGTGGCCGTAGTCGCGGGGATCGATCAGCAGTTTCCACGGGCCGAACTTCGCGGCGTAGTCAGCCACCCCCTGGGCGACGCTGCGGCCCCAACTGTTGTCCGTCTCGACCAGAACGGCCACCTGCTTGATGCGGCGATCAGGGAGAGCGGGCTGCATAAAGTCGGGGTGATCGGAACGCTGGACTGAGGAACAGGAGAAGGAACTGCGGCAGAGTTCGCCGAGCGACTGACGGAGCGATGCGGACCCGAGCGTCAAGCCAACCTCCGACTCCGCGACCGCTTGGCTCCCTGAGCTTCGTTTGGCTCCGCTCGCTATCGATAACCCACGAAACCCCCATCATACCATCCGCTCTGCGCGTACGATGGAAAAATAATCGCACTTTGTCGACCGGAGCCGTTTCCCCGCCTGTACACTGCTGGATTCAGACGCGGCGAGACTGCTGCGACTTGCCCGCGAGGACTCCGGACGTGGCGGCGCCCCAACTTACTCGTGCCATCGGACTGATCAGCTCGTCGGCTGGAGATGCGGTCGAAGCGGCGGTCATCGACACCGACGGCCGTGACGAGATTTTCCCCCGCGGGGGCGTCTCGTTGCCGTACGACGAGAGTCTCCGTTGGCGGATTCTCGAGGCGACTCACAACGATCTGCCGACGACCGAAATGCTGCGGCTCGAGAAGCAACTCACCGCGTATCATGCCGCGGCGTTCGCCGAGCTGCGGCAGGCCTGCCCCGACGACGTCGCCGCGGCGCAGTTGATTGGGTTCCAGGGGCACACGATTCGCCACCTTCCTGCCGAGGGTCTCACCCTTCAGCTCGGCAACCCGTGGCAGTTGGCCGAGGCGACGGGGCTGCCGGTGGTGAGCGACTTTCGTCGGCACGACATGGCGACCGGGGGCCAGGGCGCCCCGCTGGCGGCGATGTTTCATTGGGCGCTCATGGCCCGGGAGCCGCGGCCGGCGCTCATGCTCAACCTGGCGTCGGTCGCCAGCGTCACTTGGCTAAGCAAGCAGAACGAAATCATCGCCGGCGATACGGGGCCCGGCATTGGTCTGCTCAACGAGTGGGTCGAGGAGATGGCCGGCCTGCCGCACGACATGGACGGCGTCCTCTCGTCAGCCGGACGAGTCGATGGCGAGGTCGTTCGGCAGGCGCTGGAGACTCCCTTCTTCGCTCGTCCGCTACCCAAGGCGGTCGGGCGATATGACTTCGATCACATTGACGTCTCGAACCTGAGCATCGAAGACGGCGCCGCGACGTTGTGCGCGATTAGCGTCGAAGCATTCGCCGCCGCGGCGAAGAAGCTTCCCGAGTTGTCCCCCCTGCTCTGGATCACCGGCGTCGGCAGCGAGCACCCGGTCCTGGTTCGCATGCTCGGCGAACACTTCCCGACGGTACGCAACGTCTCCGAGCGCGGACTCAACCCCCGCACCATGGCGGCCGAGTGCTTTGCTTGGATGGCCGTTCGGCACGTGCGGCGGCTCCCCGTCACCACGCCCGAAACCACCGGCTGTCGTTCGGCCGACTGCGCCGGTTTCATCACCCTGCCGTAGCCTCCTCGGCGTTGCCCCCAGGCGCTTCCCTCAGATGTCGTCACGTCGAATCGGATTCGTCGATTACCGGCTGGACAACTTCCACGCCGAGGTATATCGGAAGGCCCTGCGCGACCCGCTGGCGTCGCGGGGATATCGGCTCGCCGGGGCGACGGCCCTGCTCGCCGACGCGAGTCGCGACTGGTGCGCCGAGCGGGACGTGACCTACTATCCCACGGTTGCGGAACTGGCCCCGCACGTCGATTGCTTCATGGTGTTGGCTCCCTCGAACCCCGAGGTTCACCTCGAGCTCTGTCGACAGACCTTTCCGTTCGGCAAGCCGACGTTCGTCGACAAGACCTTCGCCCCCGACGCCGCGACCGCTGCCGAGATTTTCGATCTGGCCGACGCTTTCGGCACGCCCGTTCAATCGACCTCGGCGCTGCGGAGCACGCCGATTCAGCAGGCGCTCGCCGAGCTGCCGGGGCCGCTCCAGCATCTCGTCGTCTTCTCGTCGGGGACCTCGTTCGTCGAGTACGGGATTCACCCCGTCGAACTCGCCGTAAGCTGCCTGGGACCCGAGGTCCAGGAGATGATGCGGCTAGGGTCCGCGGATCATCCGCTGTTCGTGCTGAAGTTCTCGGGCGAGCGGACCGCGCTGATCGACTTCAATCTGCAGGCCGAGGTCCCGTTCAGCGCGATCCTGTCGAGCGCCTCGGGGAGCGAGCGGATCGCCGTCGACGGCGCCCGGCTGTTCATCGACGCGGCGGCGAGCATCCTCGACTTTTTCGACGCGCGGCGTCCGCTCGTCGATCGGCGCGAGACCCTTGCGGTGCGACGGATCCTCGACATGGCGCTCGACGAGGCGGCCTGGGAACGATTCGCCCCCCTCGACGGTCGGCGCGAACTCATCGCGGTCAAGCCTTCCGCTGCTCCCGGCGTCTTCTAATCTTGCCTACGGGCGCAAATGGGCGACCGCCATGTCGACGCATCTTGGAATCATCGGGGCCGGCGCGATCGGTCGGAAGCATGCCGAGGCGGCCCGCAAGGTCGGCGTCGCGGTGCGGTGGGTTGTCGACCCCTGTCGAGAACGCGCCGAAGATCTCGCTGCGACGTGCGGGGCCGAAGCGCTCGCGAGCCCCGAACCGTTGTGGGGCGATGCCGTCGTCGGCGCCGTGATCGTCGGCGCGCCGAACAAGTGGCACGCCGAGTTGGCCGTCGCCGCGCTCGAGGCGGGCAAGGACGTGCTCCTGGAAAAGCCGATGGGGACCTCCGTCGCCGAGTGCCGACGAATCAACGCCGCTGCGCAGGCCGGCGACCGTGTGTTGCAGCTCGGGTTCGTCCATCGCTACACCGGCGTCGGCCGTACGGCAGAGCGTCTCGCTCGCGCGGGAGCGTGCGGCGAGATCTACCACGCTCGGGCCCAACTGCGCCTCCGTCGCGGCGTGCCGGGCCTCGGCAAGTGGTTCACGACCAAGGAGATCGCCGGCGGCGGGGCCTTGATCGACGTCGGGGTTCACCTCGTCGATCTCGCTTTGCACGTGCTCGGTTATCCCGAGATTCGCGAGGTCATGGGACAGACCTACGCGACCTTCGGCAGGTGGATGCGCGACTACGTTTACCAGGACATGTGGGCCGGGCCGCCCGACTACGACGGGGTGTGCGACGTCGAGGACGCGGCGCACGCCTTCATCCGATTCGTCAGCGGCGCCACGCTCGCGCTCGACGTCGCCTGGGCCGGCAACTTTCCCGAAGCGTCGGTTCCGGCGTCCTCGATGGGATTTTTCGGCGATCGCGGGGGGATGGCCTTCGAACTGTTCGGCGACCACGTCGACCTGACTCGCGAGGTCGACGGCGCCGTCGCGGACGAGCGGATCGACGCCCCCGAGACTGACTTCTACTACGACCAACTCGTCGACTTCCTGGAAGCCGTTGCGACGCGCCGCGTCGCCGGCGCCAGCGGCGCCCACGGCGAGAGGGTTCAATCGATCGTCGAATCGATCTACGCCGACAGCATCGACCGCGGGTGACGTCCCGCCGAGCCGGGGCGCCGTGTCACGCTTCCGGTTCGTCGCCGGCCATGAGTTGCCTGAGGCGTCGCATTGCGCGCAGGTAGCGCATGCTCGCCGCTTGGGCCGAGAGGCCCAGGGCTTCGGCGGCCTCGCTGTTCGAAAGATGCTCGAAGTGCCGCATGACGACGATCTCCTGATCGTGATCGTCGAGTTGGCTGCACGCCTCCTCGAAGCGGCGCTGCAGTTCGTTCCAGGTCGCAGCCGCAGCGGGGGTCAGTTCGGCGTCGCTGAGTTGCGCGACCAGGTCGACCGACGAGTCGTCGCCAGCCGCGGCCACCAGCGGTTGCTCGCGATCCATGCTGCGCCGAGCCGTCTGGCGATGCCGTCGATGGGCGTCGATGAGCCGGTCCTTGGCCATTTGCCGCAGCCACAAGTGGAACGGCATGATCGGATTGGCCAGATAGTCGCTCAAGCGGCGACTCGCCTCGATCATCACTTCCTGCACGATGTCGCTGGCGTCGACGCGGCGTTTGAGCACGCGATCCATGCGCAGGTCGATGAGCCGACGCACGGCCTCGCGATGACGATCGAGCAGCCGGTTGACCGCGTCGTCGTCCCCATGCTGGGCGCCGGCGAGAAGCTGCTCGGTTTTTTCTTTTTCGGGCCACATGGCAGGCGAGCCGTTCAGAACAATCGACGGGATGCAAGCGTCGCTAGCTTCGTCAGGTCGCGGCGGCGCAAATTCCAGTATCGCCGTTCGCCAGCCGCCGGGCAACGCACGCCGGCAGCTTCCTGGGCGAAAGTCCAGCCCCAGGATGCGCTGGCCTACAGATCGACTGCTTTGGCGCATCTCTTGCCGATCGGTTGCGTCTCGTCCCGGGACGAACGGCGGCCGAAGCGGACCGCTCCCGATCTCCGGGGCGTTACCGCCCTGTGCGCCGCGCGGGATTGCCCTTGTGGGGCCGTTCTGCGGTTTGCTACAAGCCGCGCCGCCAGTCGGGATGACGCTGCGCACAGTGCGTGCGCGGCGGTTGCGTTCCTCCTTGCGGCGGCCCTGCGCGGGCTCCAGAAGGACCTTTCATGCTTCTCGATCGATTTGCCTCGTTACGCCTCGTTCGTCCCAGCCTCGCGCTGGCGATTCTCGCCTGCGCCGGGGTCGAGACGTTCGCCCAAACCAACGCCGGACGCGGCGCCGCGACCCCCTCGCGACGCGATCGAGTCCGCACGGCCGACGCCGCAATGACCGACGCCGACAAGGCCGCGGGCCGGGCGCTCGACTCGCTGTTCGCCGACCGCCCGCCGGCCGACCCCCTGGCCGACGCCGCCGCGGGGGCGATGGGAGTCAAGCAAAGTCAGGCGCTGCGCCGCAGCGGGTTCGAGGGGACGCTCGTCCACAACCCCGACCAGTCCGACGGCAATCCCCCCTACGCCCTGACCGATCGCTACGGCGGCATCGTGCGATACGTCGAGCCTGTCCCCGGGATCGAACTCGACCGGTACGTGGGGCAGACGGTCGGCGTGCTGCGCGACACGGGGCACACGCTCCTGGCCAGTCAACTCAATTTGCCGCGCACCGCAGGCTCGCGTCCCGCGGCGCTCGGCGGCGTGACGCTTGCGCAGCACGTCGAATCGGTCCCTCCCGGGATGGTCGTCGAAGAGGGCGCCGAAATGTTGTCCATGCCCGAGGGAGAGGATCCGCTCTACTTGGACGACGGACTCGACTTCCACTCGCATCGTATGCACATGGACGGGGGCTGTCCGCAGTGCGGCAGCATGATTTGCCCCCCGGGGGGCTGCGGATTCGGCGCCCGGCCGATCTTCTACGCCCGCGGCGACTACATGCTGATGTGGGCCAAGGGGATGCAGATCCCCCCGCTGGTGGTTCGCGGCGAAGTCAATGACAACAACACCCCCGCCGTTCCCGGCGACGACTTCTTCGACAACGCGTTCGTCGTCTACGGCAACGAGGAAATCCTCAAACGCGATCGGAGCGGCGGCCGAGTCATTCTCGGCTACTGGCTGGACGACTACGGCCAATTGGGGATCGAGGGCGAATACCTCGGCCTGGGCAACGTCTCCGAACGATTCACCGACGGCGGCAACGGAACCTTCCCCATCGTCGGCCGGCCGTTCATCGACGCCACGACCGGGTTCGACGCGGTCGAGGACGTGTCGTTCCCCGGCATCATGGGGACCGTCACCGTCGATTCGGAGAGCCAGTTTCAGTCGGCCGGCATTCGGCTGCGACGAAACCTGTGCTGCGTCTCCGGCTGCGGGCCCGATTGCGGCGACTGCGTCGGGTGCGGCAGCGCCGTCGGTCACGGCGGGCTACTGGCCGATCCGTTCTTCCCGATGTTCGCCCGCGGCTCGCGGCACGTCGATTTCCTGGCCGGCGTGCGATGGGTGCAGCTCAAGGAAAACCTGCGGATCGTCGAGGACCTGGAAGAAACAGCCACGCCCAACACGACTTTCTTGCTGACCGACAACTTTGCGACGAGCAACGAATTCTTTGGCGGCGAGCTGGGATTCATATGGGAATGGCGCGATCGCCGCTGGGCACTCGACGTGCTTACGAAGATGGCTCTGGGAAACAATCGGCAGCAGGTCGCCATCAGCGGCTCGACCTTGCGCGACCGCGGCACGACGATCGAAACGCTCAAGGAAGACAGCGGGTTGTTGGCTCAGCCATCGAACGTGGGAGTCTACGATCGCAACGTGTTCGCCGTGGTCCCCGAGATCGGCGTGACGCTGGGGTACGACATCACCCAACGGTTGAGGTTCAACGTCGGCTACTCGTTCATCTACTGGAGTCGCGTGGCCCGGCCCGGCGAGCAGATCGACCTGGAAGTGAACCCCGATTTCCTCGACTTCGACCCCGACGCGCCCCCGGTGATTCCGGCTCGGCCGCGGTTCGAGTGGCGAGATTCCGACTTCTGGGTCCAGGGCGTGACGCTCGGGTTCTTGTACCAGTATTGATCGACG
Coding sequences:
- a CDS encoding DNA-binding transcriptional regulator, which encodes MQPALPDRRIKQVAVLVETDNSWGRSVAQGVADYAAKFGPWKLLIDPRDYGHGWSLPDQWQGDGIVARISTPLQLEQIQKTGLPAVNVDDLFSDVPGMGQVLTDETARAEMALAHFRQRGFHYFGYYGPPSNEYSRTRERAFIAAVEAIGSRCFVYRPGYRAGRRISREELHNRTQRWLANLPRPMGILAVDASRGRQLAESCWLEGISVPDQAAILAGDTDEFLCQLSTPPLSSISVASQRIGHDAAAMLAEMMQGGQPPAVAVRIPPICVTGKQSTDMLAIDDQLIVRAVRFIQVHAYQGIVVEDVLREVPVSRRYLELQFKRYFGRLPAEEIRRLRLDRGRELLAQNDMSVDAVAEACGYAGATQFGVAFRKRFGMTPLGFRKHLRQGGAAASA
- a CDS encoding anhydro-N-acetylmuramic acid kinase — encoded protein: MAAPQLTRAIGLISSSAGDAVEAAVIDTDGRDEIFPRGGVSLPYDESLRWRILEATHNDLPTTEMLRLEKQLTAYHAAAFAELRQACPDDVAAAQLIGFQGHTIRHLPAEGLTLQLGNPWQLAEATGLPVVSDFRRHDMATGGQGAPLAAMFHWALMAREPRPALMLNLASVASVTWLSKQNEIIAGDTGPGIGLLNEWVEEMAGLPHDMDGVLSSAGRVDGEVVRQALETPFFARPLPKAVGRYDFDHIDVSNLSIEDGAATLCAISVEAFAAAAKKLPELSPLLWITGVGSEHPVLVRMLGEHFPTVRNVSERGLNPRTMAAECFAWMAVRHVRRLPVTTPETTGCRSADCAGFITLP
- a CDS encoding Gfo/Idh/MocA family oxidoreductase, with the protein product MSTHLGIIGAGAIGRKHAEAARKVGVAVRWVVDPCRERAEDLAATCGAEALASPEPLWGDAVVGAVIVGAPNKWHAELAVAALEAGKDVLLEKPMGTSVAECRRINAAAQAGDRVLQLGFVHRYTGVGRTAERLARAGACGEIYHARAQLRLRRGVPGLGKWFTTKEIAGGGALIDVGVHLVDLALHVLGYPEIREVMGQTYATFGRWMRDYVYQDMWAGPPDYDGVCDVEDAAHAFIRFVSGATLALDVAWAGNFPEASVPASSMGFFGDRGGMAFELFGDHVDLTREVDGAVADERIDAPETDFYYDQLVDFLEAVATRRVAGASGAHGERVQSIVESIYADSIDRG
- a CDS encoding sigma-70 family RNA polymerase sigma factor, translated to MWPEKEKTEQLLAGAQHGDDDAVNRLLDRHREAVRRLIDLRMDRVLKRRVDASDIVQEVMIEASRRLSDYLANPIMPFHLWLRQMAKDRLIDAHRRHRQTARRSMDREQPLVAAAGDDSSVDLVAQLSDAELTPAAAATWNELQRRFEEACSQLDDHDQEIVVMRHFEHLSNSEAAEALGLSAQAASMRYLRAMRRLRQLMAGDEPEA
- a CDS encoding BBP7 family outer membrane beta-barrel protein, giving the protein MLLDRFASLRLVRPSLALAILACAGVETFAQTNAGRGAATPSRRDRVRTADAAMTDADKAAGRALDSLFADRPPADPLADAAAGAMGVKQSQALRRSGFEGTLVHNPDQSDGNPPYALTDRYGGIVRYVEPVPGIELDRYVGQTVGVLRDTGHTLLASQLNLPRTAGSRPAALGGVTLAQHVESVPPGMVVEEGAEMLSMPEGEDPLYLDDGLDFHSHRMHMDGGCPQCGSMICPPGGCGFGARPIFYARGDYMLMWAKGMQIPPLVVRGEVNDNNTPAVPGDDFFDNAFVVYGNEEILKRDRSGGRVILGYWLDDYGQLGIEGEYLGLGNVSERFTDGGNGTFPIVGRPFIDATTGFDAVEDVSFPGIMGTVTVDSESQFQSAGIRLRRNLCCVSGCGPDCGDCVGCGSAVGHGGLLADPFFPMFARGSRHVDFLAGVRWVQLKENLRIVEDLEETATPNTTFLLTDNFATSNEFFGGELGFIWEWRDRRWALDVLTKMALGNNRQQVAISGSTLRDRGTTIETLKEDSGLLAQPSNVGVYDRNVFAVVPEIGVTLGYDITQRLRFNVGYSFIYWSRVARPGEQIDLEVNPDFLDFDPDAPPVIPARPRFEWRDSDFWVQGVTLGFLYQY